The following proteins are co-located in the Brachybacterium sacelli genome:
- a CDS encoding L,D-transpeptidase family protein has protein sequence MFASTIERSDRPSLPVTAPSRRTLLLGVGTLGAGLALGTGAAQAAPTLRRGSEGAAVSALQKDLASLKYWLGTADGTFGHLTEQAVFALQKAAGLGPDGVVGSRTHTAIAEGVRPSRKITSGVGFEVDLSRQLLIATTGGELSYVLNTSTGSGERYYSGGRWKTAITPTGDFAMYSLYADGWQSGPLGDLYCPGYYDRGWAIHGSRSIPSYPASHGCCRLSTAATDMLWQRSWFVEGRRVLIH, from the coding sequence ATGTTCGCGAGCACCATCGAGAGATCCGACCGTCCGTCGCTGCCGGTCACCGCACCGTCCCGTCGCACCCTGCTGCTCGGGGTGGGCACGCTGGGCGCAGGACTCGCGCTCGGAACCGGGGCCGCGCAGGCCGCCCCGACGCTCCGTCGGGGCAGCGAGGGGGCCGCGGTCTCCGCGCTGCAGAAGGACCTGGCGAGCCTGAAGTACTGGCTGGGCACCGCCGACGGCACTTTCGGGCACCTGACCGAGCAGGCCGTCTTCGCGCTGCAGAAGGCAGCGGGCCTCGGCCCCGACGGCGTCGTCGGCTCCCGGACGCACACCGCGATCGCGGAGGGAGTGAGACCCTCGCGCAAGATCACCAGCGGGGTCGGCTTCGAGGTGGACCTGTCCCGGCAGCTCCTCATCGCCACCACGGGTGGGGAACTGTCGTACGTCCTCAACACCTCCACCGGCAGCGGCGAGCGCTACTACTCCGGAGGGCGCTGGAAGACGGCGATCACGCCGACGGGCGACTTCGCCATGTACAGCCTCTACGCCGACGGCTGGCAGAGCGGCCCCCTCGGTGACCTGTACTGCCCGGGCTACTACGACCGCGGATGGGCGATCCACGGATCCCGCTCCATCCCCAGCTATCCCGCCTCGCACGGGTGCTGCCGCCTCTCCACCGCGGCGACGGACATGCTGTGGCAGAGGTCGTGGTTCGTGGAGGGTCGCCGAGTGCTCATCCACTGA
- a CDS encoding peptidoglycan D,D-transpeptidase FtsI family protein — protein MNKPLRHVWLVVSVLFVLLFTSTTYFQVIAQDRLNANGQNLRTTYNEYGRHRGPIVVDGEPIATSSASGDTYGYQRSYDPGAMYAPVTGYYSVVYGFSGIERSLNDTLSGEADALFYHRISAILSGEQGRGASVELTLDSAAQEAAWDALDGRRGSVVALDPETGAVLAMVSSPSYDPNELASHDTSEVQEAWSGLNEDPDRPLTNRAIGGDLYPPGSAFKLITASAALESGDYTAESVIPGPGTYQLPNSSAVMNNFSAGRTDPCGPGEESTLADALRQSCNTSFAQLGVALGEEQLTQTTQEFGFGQELEIPLSVTPSTIGSDLDDAQLATTSIGQYEDRVTPMQMAMVAGAFANDGVVMEPQLVDAVRTNDLSTVGELSPKELGQPLSASNAAQMREMMVGVVEDGTGTAAAIDGAEVGGKTGTAEWGQDRAPHSWFVGYGQQDDQKIAVSVVVEEGGYGSRTAAPIAQDVMEAVITQ, from the coding sequence ATGAACAAGCCCCTGCGCCATGTGTGGCTGGTGGTCAGCGTGCTCTTCGTGCTGCTGTTCACCTCCACCACCTACTTCCAGGTCATCGCCCAGGATCGGCTCAACGCGAACGGGCAGAACCTGCGCACCACCTACAACGAGTACGGCCGTCATCGCGGCCCGATCGTCGTGGACGGGGAGCCGATCGCGACCTCGAGCGCCTCGGGCGACACCTACGGCTACCAGCGCAGCTACGACCCCGGGGCGATGTATGCGCCGGTGACCGGGTACTACTCGGTGGTCTACGGCTTCTCCGGCATCGAGCGCTCGCTGAACGACACCCTCTCCGGCGAGGCCGACGCCCTGTTCTACCACCGCATCTCCGCGATCCTCTCGGGCGAGCAGGGGCGCGGGGCCTCCGTCGAGCTGACCCTCGACTCCGCCGCGCAGGAGGCCGCCTGGGACGCGCTGGACGGGCGCCGCGGGTCCGTCGTCGCCCTGGATCCGGAGACGGGCGCGGTGCTGGCCATGGTCTCCTCCCCCAGCTACGACCCCAACGAGCTGGCCTCGCACGACACCTCCGAGGTGCAGGAGGCCTGGTCGGGGCTGAACGAAGATCCCGACCGCCCCCTGACCAACCGGGCGATCGGCGGGGACCTCTACCCGCCGGGCTCCGCGTTCAAGCTGATCACGGCCTCGGCCGCGCTCGAGAGCGGGGACTACACGGCCGAGTCCGTCATCCCGGGCCCCGGCACGTACCAGCTGCCGAACTCCTCGGCGGTGATGAACAACTTCTCCGCGGGCCGCACCGATCCCTGCGGCCCGGGCGAGGAGTCGACCCTCGCCGACGCGCTGCGGCAGTCCTGCAACACCTCCTTCGCCCAGCTCGGGGTGGCCCTCGGCGAGGAGCAGCTGACGCAGACCACCCAGGAGTTCGGCTTCGGCCAGGAGCTGGAGATCCCGCTGTCGGTGACGCCGTCGACGATCGGCAGCGACCTCGACGACGCCCAGCTGGCCACCACCTCGATCGGCCAGTACGAGGACCGCGTGACGCCGATGCAGATGGCGATGGTGGCCGGCGCCTTCGCGAACGACGGGGTGGTCATGGAGCCGCAGCTGGTCGACGCGGTGCGCACGAACGACCTCTCGACCGTGGGCGAGCTGAGCCCGAAGGAGTTGGGCCAGCCGCTGAGCGCCTCGAACGCCGCTCAGATGCGCGAGATGATGGTCGGCGTGGTGGAGGACGGCACCGGCACGGCCGCCGCGATCGACGGCGCCGAGGTCGGGGGCAAGACGGGCACCGCCGAGTGGGGTCAGGACCGCGCCCCGCATTCCTGGTTCGTCGGGTACGGACAGCAGGACGACCAGAAGATCGCGGTGTCGGTCGTGGTCGAGGAGGGCGGATACGGGTCGCGCACGGCGGCACCGATCGCGCAGGACGTCATGGAGGCGGTGATCACGCAATGA
- a CDS encoding FhaA domain-containing protein: MGILDRIERGLDRGVTSVFSPGRGQLKPLDLAQGLKRECDDQIQVLDRTRTLAPNVYTIYLHSQDFERFNSWQDTLIDELQRVLMEHAEKQRYMFVGGVHVDLAADDEVRAGRFETESRTERGSVAPATGAARSESGGSPIVEIDGQQYLLTGPVTVIGRGGDADIILEDTGVSRHHLELRTDPTPAANQPGGAGALVATDLGSTNGTFVDGERISTPVTLQDRSLIKVGRTRLTVLLPAAGPVSW; the protein is encoded by the coding sequence GTGGGGATCTTGGATCGGATCGAGCGCGGACTCGACCGCGGCGTGACGAGCGTGTTCTCGCCGGGCCGCGGCCAGCTGAAGCCGCTCGACCTCGCACAGGGGCTCAAGCGCGAATGCGACGACCAGATCCAGGTGCTCGACCGCACCCGGACCCTGGCCCCGAACGTCTACACCATTTACCTGCACTCCCAGGACTTCGAGCGCTTCAACTCCTGGCAGGACACCCTGATCGACGAGTTGCAGCGCGTGCTCATGGAGCATGCGGAGAAGCAGCGCTACATGTTCGTCGGCGGGGTCCACGTGGACCTCGCGGCCGACGACGAGGTGCGCGCGGGCCGGTTCGAGACCGAGTCCCGCACCGAGCGCGGCAGCGTGGCCCCTGCGACGGGCGCGGCGCGCTCGGAGTCCGGCGGCAGCCCGATCGTCGAGATCGACGGCCAGCAGTACCTCCTGACCGGGCCCGTGACCGTGATCGGCCGCGGCGGCGACGCGGACATCATCCTCGAGGACACCGGGGTCTCCCGGCACCACCTCGAGCTGCGCACGGACCCGACGCCCGCGGCGAACCAGCCCGGCGGCGCCGGGGCCCTGGTGGCGACCGATCTCGGCTCCACCAATGGCACCTTCGTCGACGGCGAGCGGATCAGCACGCCGGTGACGCTGCAGGACCGCTCCCTGATCAAGGTCGGCCGCACCCGGCTGACCGTGCTGCTCCCGGCGGCCGGCCCGGTCAGCTGGTGA
- a CDS encoding serine/threonine-protein kinase — MRTEAGLVLEGRYELTSLIATGGMGQVWKGRDQELERDVAVKVLREEYAGDEGFLKRFRAEARHTAALSHDAIAALYDYGELDGRAYIVMELCPGRPLSDIIEENSGGLPEKRVVSILIELARALDAAHSKGVVHRDVKPENVLVDEQNDWSMKITDFGIARSRDQARLTKTGLVMGTAQYLSPEQAMGKQATSLSDIYALGIVAYEMLVGHRPFTGSSQVEIAMAQVKQQPPELPEAISANLRQLVMMTLAKAPANRPRSAAAVARILEAIQRGVEPRFTTGAIPVTRVEDHDWTGENAVRPAGSSGEHERPGASPTGTRTAAMPLPMSGRGRGVRHRSGGSATSGGSARSALSGPSAPSARSAASPAPPPRSPRASAADGSSPSRGSAASARTGADGSERASAPGGLGDVDTPASARTVRGTSTGRSLGPFTLPGLVLLVLLVVVIAVAVAGGLGWLPLGATGVEHPGTGEALSARTMFGSVGVDHGARTGVQ, encoded by the coding sequence ATGAGGACCGAGGCGGGGCTCGTGCTGGAAGGGCGCTACGAACTCACGTCCCTGATCGCCACCGGCGGCATGGGACAGGTCTGGAAGGGTCGCGACCAGGAGCTGGAGCGCGACGTGGCCGTCAAGGTGCTGCGCGAGGAGTACGCGGGCGACGAGGGCTTCCTCAAGCGGTTCCGCGCGGAGGCCCGCCATACCGCGGCGCTCTCGCACGACGCGATCGCCGCCCTGTACGACTACGGCGAGCTCGACGGGCGCGCCTACATCGTGATGGAGCTCTGCCCGGGCCGCCCGCTGTCGGACATCATCGAGGAGAACTCCGGCGGGCTGCCCGAGAAGCGGGTCGTCTCCATCCTCATCGAGCTGGCCCGCGCGCTGGACGCCGCCCATTCCAAGGGCGTCGTCCACCGTGACGTGAAGCCGGAGAACGTGCTGGTCGACGAGCAGAACGACTGGTCCATGAAGATCACAGACTTCGGGATCGCCCGCAGCCGGGACCAGGCGCGGCTGACCAAGACCGGACTGGTCATGGGCACCGCCCAGTACCTCTCCCCCGAGCAGGCGATGGGCAAGCAGGCCACGTCGCTGTCGGACATCTACGCGCTGGGGATCGTGGCCTACGAGATGCTGGTGGGGCACCGGCCCTTCACCGGGTCCAGCCAGGTCGAGATCGCGATGGCCCAGGTCAAGCAGCAGCCGCCGGAGCTGCCGGAGGCGATCTCCGCGAATCTGCGCCAGCTGGTCATGATGACCCTGGCCAAGGCCCCGGCGAACCGTCCCCGCTCCGCCGCGGCGGTGGCGCGGATCCTGGAGGCGATCCAGCGCGGCGTGGAGCCGCGCTTCACCACCGGCGCGATCCCGGTCACCCGGGTCGAGGACCACGACTGGACCGGGGAGAACGCCGTGCGGCCCGCCGGCTCCAGCGGCGAGCACGAGCGCCCGGGCGCCTCACCGACGGGGACCCGCACCGCCGCCATGCCGCTGCCGATGTCGGGCCGGGGCCGGGGCGTCCGTCACCGCTCCGGTGGCTCTGCGACCTCCGGCGGCTCCGCGCGCTCGGCGCTGTCAGGGCCCTCCGCCCCCTCGGCGAGGTCGGCCGCCTCCCCGGCGCCTCCTCCCCGCTCCCCGCGGGCGTCCGCCGCGGACGGCAGTTCCCCGTCGCGCGGGTCGGCGGCGTCTGCGCGCACGGGTGCCGACGGCTCCGAGCGGGCCTCCGCGCCCGGCGGGCTGGGGGACGTGGACACCCCGGCCTCGGCGCGCACGGTGCGCGGGACGTCGACGGGACGCAGCCTCGGGCCGTTCACCCTGCCCGGACTGGTGCTGCTGGTCCTGCTGGTGGTGGTGATCGCGGTGGCCGTCGCGGGCGGCCTGGGGTGGTTGCCCCTGGGGGCGACGGGCGTCGAGCACCCGGGGACGGGTGAGGCGCTGTCAGCACGTACGATGTTCGGATCGGTCGGTGTCGACCACGGCGCGAGGACAGGTGTTCAGTGA
- a CDS encoding PP2C family protein-serine/threonine phosphatase, producing the protein MSIALRYAARSDVGLVRSNNQDSGYAGSHLLVVADGMGGHAGGDVASSVAIGRLARLDSETPASDIVATLEESVLDANQEILRRARDEPQLRGLGTTITAMLRAEGKFALAHIGDSRAYLLREDETIQVTKDHTFVQRLLDEGRLTEEEAERHPQRSVLMRVLGDVDADPELDLSLRPAHAGDRWMLCSDGLSGLVSLDTIDATLKAFEDPGECADELIQLALKGGGPDNITCLVADVVDLDELPRAEEAPSTSPQIVGSAARTRHQPTAASGPAAKAAALTREEPEVPYEDDDFTEDEPPRRSPWPALVAVTLLVALLGGVLWAGYAWSQRQFFVGTDGTNVVLYQGLSQDLGPISLSEPIEVTDISVEDLPEVTRQQVERTISAGDRESAEQIIDRLDQAAMANLPPEATEPAPSDGGGASSDGGGEPATPTPSTTGEGEDS; encoded by the coding sequence ATGAGCATCGCCCTGCGGTACGCCGCCCGCTCCGACGTCGGTCTCGTACGGTCCAACAACCAGGACTCCGGCTATGCGGGCAGTCACCTGCTGGTCGTCGCCGACGGCATGGGCGGTCACGCCGGCGGCGACGTCGCCTCCTCGGTGGCGATCGGCCGCCTCGCACGGCTCGACTCCGAGACCCCGGCCTCCGACATCGTCGCCACCCTCGAGGAGTCGGTGCTCGACGCCAACCAGGAGATCCTCCGTCGCGCCCGCGACGAGCCCCAGCTGCGGGGCCTGGGCACCACCATCACCGCGATGCTGCGCGCCGAGGGCAAGTTCGCCCTCGCCCACATCGGGGACTCCCGCGCCTATCTGCTGCGCGAGGACGAGACCATCCAGGTCACCAAGGATCACACCTTCGTCCAGCGCCTGCTGGACGAGGGCCGCCTGACCGAGGAGGAGGCCGAGCGCCACCCCCAGCGCTCGGTGCTGATGCGCGTGCTCGGCGACGTCGACGCCGACCCCGAGCTCGACCTCTCGCTGCGCCCCGCCCACGCCGGCGACCGCTGGATGCTGTGCTCGGACGGGTTGTCGGGCCTGGTCTCGTTGGACACCATCGACGCGACGCTCAAGGCCTTCGAAGATCCCGGCGAGTGCGCCGACGAACTGATCCAGCTCGCCCTCAAGGGCGGCGGTCCCGACAACATCACCTGCCTCGTCGCCGACGTCGTCGACCTCGACGAGCTGCCCCGCGCCGAGGAGGCCCCCTCGACCTCCCCGCAGATCGTGGGCTCGGCGGCCCGCACCCGCCACCAGCCGACCGCGGCCTCCGGCCCGGCCGCGAAGGCCGCTGCGCTGACGCGCGAGGAGCCCGAGGTCCCCTACGAGGACGACGACTTCACCGAGGACGAGCCACCGCGGCGCAGCCCTTGGCCCGCCCTGGTGGCCGTGACGCTGCTGGTGGCGCTGCTCGGCGGCGTGCTGTGGGCCGGCTACGCCTGGTCGCAGCGGCAGTTCTTCGTGGGCACGGACGGCACCAACGTCGTGCTCTACCAGGGCCTGTCCCAGGACCTCGGCCCGATCTCGCTGTCGGAGCCCATCGAGGTCACCGACATCTCCGTCGAGGACCTGCCCGAGGTGACGCGCCAGCAGGTGGAGCGGACCATCTCCGCCGGGGACCGCGAGTCCGCCGAGCAAATCATCGACCGCCTGGACCAGGCGGCCATGGCGAACCTGCCGCCCGAGGCCACGGAGCCGGCGCCGTCCGACGGCGGAGGCGCATCCTCCGACGGCGGCGGCGAACCCGCGACCCCCACGCCGTCGACCACCGGTGAGGGCGAGGACTCCTAG
- a CDS encoding FHA domain-containing protein FhaB/FipA yields MSELTLVALRLGFVLALWVFVIVVVLVLRNDLFGTTVVTRSSRDPRREQRPASGPIGGAAAAAGTDPAAMRTDPEVTATAMVVTAGPLRGTSLTLGSTPILIGRAPECTLVLDDDYASNRHARVYERDGEWMVEDLGSTNGTLVSGRRIEGSVPFRPGAQVRIGRTEIELRRGPR; encoded by the coding sequence ATGAGCGAACTGACCCTCGTCGCGCTCCGCCTCGGTTTCGTCCTGGCGCTGTGGGTGTTCGTGATCGTGGTGGTCCTGGTGCTGCGCAACGACCTGTTCGGCACCACCGTGGTCACCCGGTCCAGCCGTGACCCGCGGCGCGAGCAGCGTCCGGCCTCCGGACCGATCGGCGGGGCGGCCGCGGCGGCCGGCACCGACCCGGCCGCGATGCGCACCGATCCCGAGGTCACCGCGACGGCCATGGTCGTCACGGCGGGGCCGCTGCGAGGCACCTCGCTGACGCTCGGCTCCACCCCGATCCTCATCGGTCGCGCTCCCGAGTGCACCCTCGTGCTCGACGACGACTACGCCTCCAACCGTCACGCGCGCGTCTACGAGCGCGACGGCGAATGGATGGTGGAGGACCTCGGGTCCACCAACGGCACCCTGGTGTCGGGACGACGGATCGAGGGGTCCGTGCCCTTCCGGCCCGGCGCCCAGGTACGGATCGGCCGCACCGAGATCGAGCTGAGACGAGGTCCGCGATGA
- a CDS encoding serine hydrolase domain-containing protein yields the protein MSTLELLDELGFEACAVVLGPEGVREQRGDLDLPRPWRSVTKTLTGLATAIALQEGRVDLDDPAGPEGSTLRHLLAHASGYFYESARTLQAPGLRRHYSNYGIDEAARHVERATGYDFGDWVLEKVADPLGMTHLDWGGSPSVGAVGPIAELGLFAAEVLRPTLLEPEWSRELTTAHFPKLVGIMPGFGKQTPNPFGLGFEIRGDKSPHWTGIRNSPSTVGHFGMRGTAFWVDPEADLALVIGSAHDFCDAHREVMPRLGDAVLAAHAR from the coding sequence GTGAGCACCCTCGAGCTGCTCGACGAGCTCGGCTTCGAGGCCTGCGCCGTGGTGCTGGGCCCCGAGGGTGTGCGCGAGCAGCGCGGTGACCTCGACCTGCCGCGGCCCTGGCGGTCGGTCACCAAGACCCTCACCGGCCTCGCCACCGCGATCGCGCTGCAGGAGGGTCGTGTCGACCTCGACGACCCGGCGGGCCCCGAGGGGTCCACGCTGAGGCACCTGCTCGCCCACGCCTCCGGATACTTCTACGAGTCCGCGCGGACCCTGCAGGCGCCCGGGCTGCGTCGCCACTACTCCAACTACGGCATCGACGAGGCCGCCCGCCATGTCGAGCGCGCCACCGGGTACGACTTCGGCGACTGGGTGCTGGAGAAGGTCGCCGACCCGCTCGGGATGACGCACCTGGACTGGGGCGGATCGCCGTCGGTCGGTGCCGTCGGCCCCATCGCCGAGCTCGGCCTCTTCGCCGCCGAGGTGCTGCGGCCCACGCTGCTGGAGCCGGAGTGGTCCCGTGAGCTCACCACCGCTCATTTCCCCAAGCTGGTGGGCATCATGCCGGGCTTCGGCAAGCAGACCCCGAACCCCTTCGGCCTGGGGTTCGAGATCCGCGGGGACAAGTCGCCGCACTGGACCGGAATCCGGAACTCTCCGTCGACCGTCGGGCACTTCGGGATGCGCGGGACCGCGTTCTGGGTCGACCCCGAGGCCGATCTCGCCCTCGTGATCGGCAGCGCGCACGACTTCTGCGACGCCCACCGCGAGGTCATGCCCCGTCTGGGCGATGCGGTGCTGGCGGCCCATGCCCGCTGA
- a CDS encoding serine hydrolase domain-containing protein, which translates to MESETVPEIPVDVAFEHALGVSDAEHTLLTQGEDDRVWDLASVSKPLTALGALIAVDRGLLDLDDQAGPEGATVRHLLAHTAGYAFDGADPVSAVGARRIYSNTGFEVLADHLDEATGYDLEDWMEQTVVQGLALRDLEVTGSPAAGYRGSIRDLLALGRELLEPTLISVELWREATSVQFPGLAGILPGYGRQRPNDWGLGFEIRDGKSPHWTGAGSSPRTFGHFGQSGSFLWVDPEAGLTAAFLGAERFGETHVRIWPSLTDEILARHRDGGGG; encoded by the coding sequence GTGGAGAGCGAGACCGTGCCCGAGATCCCCGTCGACGTCGCGTTCGAGCACGCGCTGGGGGTGTCCGACGCCGAGCACACGCTGCTCACGCAGGGGGAGGACGACCGGGTCTGGGACCTGGCGAGCGTCTCCAAGCCCCTGACGGCCCTCGGGGCGCTGATCGCCGTGGACCGGGGACTGCTCGATCTCGACGATCAGGCCGGCCCCGAGGGGGCGACCGTGCGCCACCTGCTGGCCCACACCGCCGGGTACGCCTTCGACGGCGCGGATCCCGTCAGCGCCGTCGGTGCCCGCCGCATCTACTCCAACACCGGCTTCGAGGTGCTCGCCGACCATCTCGACGAGGCCACCGGGTACGACCTGGAGGACTGGATGGAGCAGACCGTGGTCCAGGGCCTCGCCCTGCGAGACCTCGAGGTGACCGGATCCCCGGCCGCGGGATACCGCGGCAGCATCCGCGACCTGCTCGCCCTCGGCCGCGAGCTGCTCGAACCCACCCTGATCTCCGTGGAGCTGTGGCGCGAGGCGACCAGCGTGCAGTTCCCCGGGCTGGCCGGCATCCTGCCCGGCTACGGCCGGCAGCGGCCCAACGACTGGGGCCTCGGGTTCGAGATCCGTGACGGGAAGTCGCCCCACTGGACCGGGGCCGGCTCCAGCCCACGCACCTTCGGGCACTTCGGGCAGTCCGGCTCCTTCCTCTGGGTCGACCCCGAGGCAGGCCTGACCGCCGCCTTCCTCGGGGCCGAGCGCTTCGGCGAGACGCACGTGCGGATCTGGCCCTCGCTGACCGACGAGATCCTCGCGCGCCATCGTGACGGGGGCGGGGGGTGA
- a CDS encoding FtsW/RodA/SpoVE family cell cycle protein: protein MATIVSYTARPRRIIQAVLLAFAVIIGVGAYALVSLGRFDELPEDLMRYGIGVTVLALVLQVVVMWRTPYADPVILPLVVLLNLLGVAMIDSVHAANEIYGLRTSAGADRQMLWAIVGVLLCVAVIVLLRDHRWLRRYTWISAVVGAILLLMPLVPGLGSARNGSRIWISIAGNSFQPAELAKIAFAIFFAGYLVSRRDTLALAGPKVLGIHLPRWSDFGPILVAWGFAMAVLVFQTDLGTSLMFFGLFVVMLYVATDRLSWLVIGAVMFLPPAVFAATQMSHVRTRITCWLDPLASENFANCGQINQGLFGLANGGLTGAGLGEGRPDVVPHAESDFIFTSFAEELGMVGAFALLLAYLLLVQRAVRAAVGISDGFGTLLAGGLGFVVALQVFVVVGGVTRVIPLTGLTLPFLAAGGSSLVCNWIIAGILVRLSDAARRPAARQVPGASAPGSAGRPSSEVPA from the coding sequence GTGGCCACGATCGTCTCCTACACCGCCCGCCCGCGCCGCATCATCCAGGCGGTGCTGCTGGCGTTCGCGGTGATCATCGGCGTGGGTGCCTACGCCCTGGTGAGCCTGGGCCGCTTCGACGAGCTGCCCGAGGACCTCATGCGGTACGGCATCGGTGTGACGGTGCTGGCCCTGGTGCTGCAGGTCGTCGTCATGTGGCGCACCCCCTACGCGGACCCGGTGATCCTCCCCCTGGTGGTGCTGCTGAACCTGCTGGGCGTCGCCATGATCGACAGCGTGCACGCCGCGAACGAGATCTACGGTCTGCGCACCTCCGCCGGCGCCGATCGGCAGATGCTGTGGGCGATCGTCGGGGTCCTGCTGTGCGTCGCCGTGATCGTGCTGCTGCGGGACCACCGCTGGCTGCGCCGCTACACCTGGATCAGCGCCGTGGTCGGCGCGATCCTGCTGCTGATGCCGCTGGTCCCCGGGCTCGGCTCGGCCCGCAACGGGTCACGGATCTGGATCTCCATCGCGGGCAACAGCTTCCAGCCCGCGGAGCTGGCCAAGATCGCCTTCGCGATCTTCTTCGCCGGCTACCTGGTCTCCCGGCGTGACACCCTCGCTCTCGCGGGCCCCAAGGTGCTCGGCATCCACCTGCCGCGCTGGTCGGACTTCGGCCCGATCCTGGTGGCCTGGGGCTTCGCCATGGCAGTGCTGGTGTTCCAGACCGACCTGGGCACCTCGCTGATGTTCTTCGGGCTGTTCGTGGTGATGCTGTACGTGGCCACCGACCGCCTGAGCTGGCTGGTGATCGGGGCGGTCATGTTCCTGCCCCCGGCGGTGTTCGCGGCCACCCAGATGAGCCATGTCCGCACCCGCATCACCTGCTGGCTGGACCCGCTGGCGAGCGAGAACTTCGCCAACTGCGGGCAGATCAACCAGGGCCTGTTCGGGCTCGCCAACGGCGGTCTGACCGGGGCGGGCCTGGGTGAGGGGCGCCCCGACGTGGTCCCCCACGCGGAGTCGGACTTCATCTTCACCTCCTTCGCCGAGGAGCTCGGCATGGTGGGGGCCTTCGCCCTGCTGCTGGCGTACCTGCTGCTGGTCCAGCGCGCCGTCCGCGCGGCCGTCGGCATCTCCGACGGCTTCGGCACCCTGCTGGCCGGGGGTCTCGGCTTCGTGGTGGCGCTCCAGGTGTTCGTCGTCGTCGGCGGCGTCACCCGCGTGATCCCGCTGACCGGACTGACCCTGCCCTTCCTCGCCGCCGGCGGCAGTTCGCTGGTGTGCAACTGGATCATCGCCGGGATCCTGGTGCGGCTCTCGGACGCCGCCCGCCGGCCCGCCGCCCGGCAGGTCCCGGGCGCCTCAGCCCCCGGCAGCGCCGGTCGGCCGTCCTCGGAGGTGCCGGCATGA